CAATTTCCAAAGAAAAAGTTACTGATAACGTTCtcttcttaatttaattacttgtCGCCGGGCATAGACGCATGGCATCCGTTATCGGGTCTTCGGGTTATCATATAGAAATATGGGAATCACAAGCAATTGTTCTCTGGTAAAAACCCTCAATTTATGAATGTacaataaatgtatatatgcaTATCGAGGAACAAGACAACCTACACAAAAATTTAACGTTGAGGATtcaatattaacaaaaaatctttaaattttttttagccattACATTTGCGCCCATTTTGCATTGCACTAAGCTATATGGCTTTGAAACAgaagcaacaaaaattatGTCAGCAACAATTTGATTAACTTCCATTCACTGTTATGacctttataaaaaatgttattattttcttcttttgaaCCATAGGCTGGCAGATAAAAATTCAAACTACTAGTATAAAAATTATGTgcttaagtatttttaaatattgtgtgaatgtatgtatgtacctTTACctcaataaaattgttttttgttaaaggTCGGAAGAACCTTAATAATTACacaacacttttatttttactggAATACTGGAACAATTATGTCCATTTAAGTTTCATAAATAAGTCTTTTCATCGAAATGCAGAATAATAACACAGATGTTAGCAAGCTCTCactttgtaatttaatttcagtgTGCTGAATGTGTCAGTTAActagcaataaataaaaaaggattttcaattaactgtatttgaaaatgtatatttaaattgagcaTTAATCCTCCGGAAGTTGAGTTCTAAGAATATTTGATGTACTTACCCAACGGCATTAATTGACAACACACAGTGCAgcaaaattgaaatcaaaatcaaCCGCATGTTGCAATCGTTtcttgtttgtattttttcactAAAAGAGCACTGGATTTTTTGCGACCGATCAATTCAAAGCAACACCACACAATGGCTCGTCCCAGGGAAATATAGGTTTTTATACCCCGACATCTACAGTGAATACATATGTGTTTGTACCAGTGGCTTATCTGGGAATTGGTACAAAAGCAGGGGGTGGTCACCACGCTTAAGGTGAATAATTCTTATCAACTTTTGGACCTCTCTAGAAGTAAATTTTTTGGAAAGTCTGAACCTTTAACCCAGTTGCTTATATTTTCCAGAGAAATGGGAAGCATAAACATTTAACCCCgttcatttttttaagatctattcacaaacaaaactttttttttttttttttttttattattattgtcgCCGGAATCGTTCAGGGCCATCTGAACATAACCGGTCGTTTAGAGGATGGGGTATATATGGTACATATGGGATATGAACCTAGACtatatacaattatttacaaatatttacaaattgttaacaaggattacaaaattattgtaCAACACGGGAAGACAGATCGCTGGGGTGGAATCTCTTTAATCTTCTTAGAGATTGTGGGTCGGTCAGTCTGCTAGCCAGTGGGTTTGGATGGGTTCTTAGCCTGTCCGAATACCGTTGGCTGTGTTGGTTGAGGAGGTCGCCCACAGGAACAAGTCGCAGATCGTTTAGGATGGCCTGGTTTGTTACGTACCACGGAAGCCCGGATGCCCGTCGAGCAGCACGTGCCTGCACTATCCTTAGCTTGTTTAGCTGGTGCTTGGATGCGGTGCCCCATATTTGGATCGCATATGTCCAGGTTGGCGTAAGGATTGCTTTGAGCAGCAGGACCTTCGTTGAGAGATGGAGGCTTTTGGAACTCAGGAGCCAATCGAGCTTCTGGAGCTTGCGTACGCACTTGGCTCGGATTGCCGTTATGTGGGTGTTCCAAATGAGACGGTGATCCAGGTGTACACCCAAGTAGCAGTGTGAAGTGGTGTTTTTGATGGTGTCACCATTAAAAGTATGGAAGATGTCCATGACAAGCCTAAGAGTAAAGGTGACGCATGCCGACTTGCTGCAGTTTATGGCTATATTCCATTGCTTGGTCCAGCGCTCCATCGCACGCAGCCAGTCTTGCACTGCAGCCGAAGCTATCAGTTGGGACGTGTGGGACGCAAGCAGGGCCGTGTCGTCAGCGTAAGTAGCCAGAAGCATACGAGCGTTTGAGGTGGATGACGGAACTGGCATGTCACTTGTGTACATGGTGTATAGGAACGGACCAAGTACACTTCCTTGGGGCACTCCTGCATGTATGTATGCCAAACTGGATCGTGCTTCCCTTACCGCTACTTCGAAGGTTCTATCGGCAATAAATGACTTCAGGATGGCGAAGTAGGGTGCAGGAAGAAGTTCCTTGATTTTATAAAGGAGGCCCTCGTGCCACACCTTGTCAAAGGCTTGTTTGACGTCTAGGAAGACGCCTATAGTGTGCAGCTTGTGCTCGAGTCCGTGGGTGATGTGGTTGACCAGGCGATGGACTTGTTCTGGGCAGCCGTGGGATTTCCTGAAGCCGAACTGGTGTTGAGGTATGTGGCCTTCTACTTGTGGCAGTTCCAAAAGTCTACTGAGTAGAATCCGCTCGAACACTTTCGATAAAGTGGATAGCAGACTGATTGGGCGGTAGGAATCGATTTTCGTCAGTGGCTTGCTTGGCTTCGGGATCATGATGATCCTTGCCTTCTTCCACTGCCTTGGAAAGTGTCCCAGGCATAACATGGCGTTGTAAATTTTTACCAGCGCTAGCACTCCTTTGAGTGGAAGAGCCTTTGCCGCTCGATTGTCGATTCCATCGAGTCCAGGagacttttttaaattgagtgCCTTTAATTGCAGCGTGACTTCCTGCGGCGTGGTGTGCCTAATGGGGCGCGCTGGCTGGATGGGATCACTTAGGAAGTTTGCAACTTCATCGCGGTGCGAAGCGTCTGGAAGTTGGAGAGGAGTGAAGGTAGCAGACAGATGTTCAGCAAAAGCGTTTGCTTTGTCTGAGTCCTTCTGCAGCCAGTGGCCACTGTGGCTCTGTATTGGGGATTGGACAAGCGGCTGTCTTTTGATTCCTCTCGTGAGCTTCCATATCGAAAAATCACTGCAATTGTCTGGACCAGCTCCCTCCAGCAGGGTGTCGATGTTCTTTTGGCGAGTTTTTGCTAGCAGCCTGTGCAGTCTGTTGCTAACGCTTGATAGTAGCTGCTTGGTATCGGGATCGCCTGACACAATAAATTGCCTTCTTAGGTGCCTTTTTTGATCCAGCAGTGCCCTTGCCTCCGGTGTTAGTAAGGGCGCCCTCCGAGTATGTGGGTGACCAGATTGGCGCTGAGGTGGCGTAGCTCTCCGGGCGGCTTCAGTAATTGTGGAAGTGAAGCTATCAACGTATGCATCTAGATCGCTGCAGGTTGTTATTGGTGTGTTGAGCACAGTGTGAGCATCGATGAAGGACCTAAAGGTGGCAATGTTTGCATGGGCCGGCAGCATTTTGGGGACTCCTTTAAAGAATTGAGCTTCTTCATTTATCAGGAAAAGCAATGGGAGGTGGTCAGAAGAAAGCTCGGTGAGTACTCTAACGGAGACCTGCTGTTGTCTGAAGCCTTTTGAGATGCCAAAGTCAATGGCACTGGGGGTGGCGTTTGCACGATAGGGGTAGTAGGTGGCTTCTCCAGTTGCAACAATATCGACATTGACATTGGCCAGAACAGAGCTGAGGGTCCGGCCTCTGGCACAGATTCTGTTGTTGCCCCACCATCTGTGTTTGGCATTCCAATCACCTGCAGCAAGGAACTTATCTCCGAGGCTGGAGAGGAGCGCCATGAAGTCTGCTTCTGTCCACCTGACAGCAGGAGGGCAGTATACCGAAGCAACGTTAAACCTCCCTCTTCTTGAGGAAATCTCAATGGAGACGGCTTGAATGTGCTCTTCCGAAAGAGTGGAAGAGAGTTGATGGGATATGCACGACTTGACGAGGATCGCTGCGCCCCCATGTCTCTGGTCGTCCGGATGATCGGCTTTGTGAAAAGTAAAGCCGGGGACCCTGAAGGTGGACCGCGAGCAGAGGCGGGCTTCTGACAACAAGAGGATGTCAATTTCGTGTAGCTCTATGAAAGCAATGACCTCGTTAACTTTCGAACTTAGCCCATTGGGGTTCCAGCAGGCTATTTTAAGCACACCCATTGTGGAGAGTAGAGGAGGAAGGACGCGTCTGCAGGAGTGCTTGCATTAGTGTCTCTACCAGAGACATCATCCTGTCGAGCCTCATAAAAAGCTGTTCCAGTTTGGCATCCATAGCGGCATTGGCGGTGGAAAGAGTTGGAGGGGGAGTAATTTCCATCTCTTTGCGAGGGTTGCTGCGTTGTGCGATGGGTAGGTTCCTTTTGGCTACACTAGCAAATGATTCCTTACCAACGTTGGGTGAGAGATGGGTTGGAGGAATCGTGTTCGATTCTGAGGCTGCTGTGATCTTCGATTGGTGACTTTGCTTAAATGCGACTTGCAGATATTTACGACATCCTCTGAAGTTTGCCGCGTGAGAGTTTCCGCAGTGAATGCAGCACCTAGGGTCGTCTTTTCCAAGCTTACACTCTGGGGTAGGGTGGTTTTCTCCGCATTCCCTGCAGATGTAATGCCGTGTGCAGTATGCTTTTGTATGCCCGTATTCCTGACATCTTTGGCATTGTACAGGACCGGCTTGCTTGCGTGGCTTCTCCCATGTCACTATGTGTCTACAAACAGCAGTGATGTTTTTAAGAAGCTTGTTGTTGTCAGCCTTTTTAAAGTCCACAAACCTCATGTTAAGTGGAAGCTGAGTTGCCTTGTTACGAGGGGTATAGATGCGCAAAACGCAGTGACCCTCTTCCTGCAGGCACTCAATGATATCCTCCGATGGGACGTCATGATGAATGTTTCTCATTACCATGCGAAAGGGTCtgtcttcaggcagctggtggtggtggaaaACAAGTCCTTTTTCGCGGAAGTGTTTGGCCACGAGCCTGTAGGCGTCGGAGGAGTTGCACTGAACGGCGCATTCACCTGAGTTCAGCGCTTTAATGGAGTAGGCGTCTCCTATAAGAGCATCCAGCTGACTGCGGAAAGCAGAGAAGTTGACTACACCGGGAACCATAATCCTTGGGACCTTGGGTGATCGAGCGGCTTGTGGTGCGGCTGTTTGGACTTGTCCTGAGCTGTTGGATTTTGCTGACTGTAAAGTTGCGTCACACTTCTTTGCGGCGCGGTTTAACGCGGCTTGCGAAGAGGTAGGCTCGATGTCCATTTCTTCCTCATCGCTTAGGGTTATGAAGCGGTTTCCGGAGTTGGCAGTAGAGCTTGTCTTCTTATGGCTGACCTTGGGAGAAAGAGCGGTGCCTGCTCTCTTCTTTGCTGCTCCTTTGTTAGGTTTTGAGGTGACTTGCTGCCACTCTGGGGTGGAGTTGCCTGATGGTGTGTGGGTAGGAGCAGGATCTTGCCCCGTGCTGGATGCAGCGCAACACAAACTGCCATTCGAGCTTGTTGAGAACGTCAATGAAGATGAGATCGAGGATGTTACGGTACAGGTTGTGGTGCAGCTTGTGGGAGCCCATCTGGTTGTACTGCCGGCTTTTAAGCCGTCCATTATATTTTCTCGTAATATAGCCCGTAGTTCGGCAGGAGTTGCTCCAGCAGTCTTCCTCATCGATTTCAGATCGATGGGTTGTTGTTGAAGAGGGGGGTCCATTTTTAGTAATTAGCAAAAACTTTACCAAATAAAGTTGAGTAATTAATAAAGTGCAAGATAGATGCTAAGCCAAGGTATGTCACTGTTGATTGGCTCAGATATAAACCTGTTGAAAGCTTAAAGCTTGAACAGCTGATCGCCTCGTTGAGATCAGTGGACCACCAGCATTTGCCGGGGCCCAAtgtttgtgaaaaaaaaactgtggAATCACCTATAGCTGATTCACTTTTTGATTGCTTACGTGAAGATAGGTAGGACAACTATAGTCCTACAGTGAGATAGCTTCCCGAAAGCCTTGggatttgtatttaaatacacTTGATgaatgcacaaaaaaaaaaacacgtctTACGCTTGCAAAAGCTCGACTTCGACTTACAAacaaaactaagaaaaaagtttaatgaGATTTGAGGAAATCTTTTCAATGTTTGCCAAATAATTTGTCTCTGTTACTCTCATGGCGAGCTAATCTgctaatattatttattccaataattgaatttccttaatgattaaaataataaaatccaCGCTAATGGCgaataaatttgtttcaaattttGAACCTCtttagaaattaattatttggaaATTCTGAAGCTTTAACTTATATTATATTCAAGAAAAATGGGAAGAATTAACATTTAACCCCgttcatttttttaagatatatttacaaacaaaacaaagaaaaaatcctATCAATAAATGACATATAATCTGTTTGTGTTACTCTCATGGCAAACTAATCTGTGACTATTATTTATGACTTTATACTATGCATTGAATTTCCTGCATGATTCATTTGACAACCAAAAATGCGAACAATTGAACTGAAGCAATATAAGTAGCTGATGTTTCGCTGGTGTACTCACACACGTTTAAAGACTGTGCTATAACCGCATGTGGTGGAATTACCGCCGCCAAGGCATTACGAGGGCGCATCCTGGACGCCCAggactttttattttctctcgCTTGGGGCCACAAATGTTTGTACATTAGCAGCATTTGTGCAAATGCTTGGGCGGCGTCGCAGGTGCTgattatattgaaaattattagtGAAACATTGCAGCATCAGACTCCCGTGGATTTGGAGGCGTCcagagtgggcgtgggcgtgggctgGAAGGTTGCCGGTTTCTGTTTCCTTCGCTTGGCGCTGCATGTGGGCtataaaaattgattgcaTACTTTGCGGCACACCAAGTGTGCGCTGACTGTGTGCGGATGTCTGTGTGAGTACTAGTCAAATAAATTGGTGTAGATGTTTAGGAGttgagtttaaaaataaacaaaaatgcttGCTTAAGCATGTATTTGATCTGCCATTtgatttgttaatattttacttaacaatataaaataatattgaaatcaatttgaatgaaataaattcatttgattttaactttaatatatttttatcataataaTCATAGTAAGAAAACATGAACtgcaataaattaattgaattacaGTGCagttttggtttggttttcctaaccaaaattaacaaacaaaactggtttttaaaatagataATAATTATTGTATGCAAATCATGTACTTAAACTAATACTAAACCTTCCCATTCTTACTTCTTCAATAGCTTGCTCATCACTCGCTCGCTGTACTTGacaataatttgaaaattgatGATGTGCACACAATAAAGTGTCAAATATCGACACACATCAGCGCACCGGGAGGCCGACATCATGACTGCCGATGCGAGAGCGTTGGAGACAGGACAGCTTTGGCAGCTTCGGCAAATAATAAAGAAGTCCACACGTGAGCCGTGCCAAAAagcaaagtgcaaaaaaagaaatatagaAAAATCTACAGAAGTTGATTGAGCGCATGAAGCGAGGCACAGGTGAGTTCATCTCAAAAATAAGGTGGGCGCTAATGACACCTCTGAGTTGGAATGCCAAGAAGCAAAGATGCCACCAAGCCCCTTTTCCCACTTTATCACACAACTTTTCacctttaaataatttcgctTGACTTTTTATTGTCTTTCTCTCGAAGCAAACCGATTTTCCGTTGacgtgaatttaatttatttcccgGGTGTTCAGCTCGACACATATTAACACGTTTTCTGGCTTGAGCTTCGgctaaaaatatgcaaatgcaaatatgtTGCCAAATTTGATCAAATAATTTGAAGGCGAAAATAACACTACATTGTGGAtctcattcattgctcatttatttttttaactataggattttacgtaagtgcgagcaagacaaacgtatGACGTTTCCAAAGAGCAGTGAATAAGGTAAATGGAAAGAACCCGATAACCGATAGTAAAATACATGACGGAATTAGGTAAAAAAGAATAACATTCGATAAAATACCAACGGGGCCGATACATCaataagcaaaatttaaaaatttaaaatttaaaaagtacaattttgctcattcaTTGAAGTTGACGACAAAACGGAATAAGAAAGTGAGActaaaaatttatacaaactattttttaccatttagaggtaacaactgaaaaccATTAGACGTTCAaattagcgggataaacacaatataataaacaaaacaataaaatttgagtttaacgttaaaaaggcagtgtgaccgtgaacattttaccaaaaaaatctcaagcagtATCTATATAGTTGTCCCTGTCTCTGAGCTTTGATGTTTCTGTCAATGAATGAGTAGCGTTCAGTAGCGttccttttttcttttaacaccttctatttaaattataattttgacaAAGTCAAAgttgctttttaaatatacgcCAATATTATAACTACAAGGAATGCGTTGAACTTACACTTGAGTTTCAcacttaagtttattttatttgttgctgCAACACAAAACACTGGTTACACTTACCCAAAACAAACACCAAACTTTAGAGCCAAGATGATGCATTTGGGAAGGCACCGCAACACCATGTACCAAGTGGATGTAGAATCGGAaacggaatcggaatcggagtcGGAGTAAGTTGGGGGTAAACCAAGCTTGTGATTCGTATGATTAACGCTCTGGTCCTTAGAATTGAAGATGTGACGGAGGAATCTACCATCCTTCCCTTCGTGGTTAAATTATCCAGGTGAGGAAGCGGAAAGGTGTAGAATCGTTTATCATGATGTCCCCTAGAACCACGGTGCATTTGATCGACTACAAGCTGTTCATTGCCGCTCGTCGCATCCAATCCCACTGGCGTGGCCACCGCGTCCGAAAGCTGCTCCTTCAGCGCTGGAGGGCTGCGATTACCATTCAGCGCTGGTGGCGCGGCTTCCGGACTCGGCGCCTCCTGTGGCAACACATGGATCGGCGGCTGCAGGACACGCTCCTCGAGCACTACCGCCAGGCGGCCATCCGCATCCAGGCTCTGTTCCGCGGCTGGTGGGACAGGCGGTGCATCCACGACGTGCGAAACCTGCATCGAATGCAGACCGCCGCCGCCGAGGACCTGATCAGCTGCCTGATCCTCCAGCTGCATCAGGTGAAGCGGAACGGGTCACTACCGGGGAGCCTCTCGCTGCGGAACACAAAGTAAGCATCACATTCGAAAACTGAGATTCATCAGGAAGACTAAGGATGCAACAGTTAAACCTGTAAAAAACAGACcactttgattttaaaatcactCATATTGGTGTAcgcaatttaaattgaattttatattcaCTTATAGCCTTAGACGcctttaaattattgaaaattgaattcagcgaagcatattttaaattacttttaaaaatgtattaatattaatggTCTAGTATACTAATTATGTGTTCGCAGCTGCCTTTCGAAAGTCGAGAAGCTGATGACAACTATGTTATTCCGATTCCACAACAATCGGGTGCTATCGATGGTAGCCACCAGAATATCCCTCAAGGAAAGCCAGCGCAGGCACTTTGAATCCGGCAGGCTCGCCACCCAGATACCCTATGCTGGTCCCAACTTCAACGAACTATGTCCTTTCACCGACGAAGAAAGAGTGGTGGTCAAGGATATACCTAATGATCAGCGCTACGCCAAAATTATCGCCGAGTACGAGGAATCTCTGTTGGATGAAAAATTAAGGGAAACCCATCGGTGTTCTGAAAATCGTGAGCACTGTTCCATCTATACAttttacttcatttttttataaaaaaaattaaaactattatgTAAATCTGgttcacaatttttttacttttttcataGGCAAACGGCAAGAGCAGATAAACAACATAATCACTCAAGAAAAGCTTGCGAAACGCAAATTCTGTGCGGATGTCATAGAACGCATGCGAAGATGGACAATTTGGAGTGACGCCAATGTAAATATAACGCCAAATATTTTCCACAACCGGGAAAATATGCAAGGATTTTTGAATAGAGTGGGCCATCTGCTGATTGACGACAAACGATGAAGACTTTGGTGAACTGGGAAGGTCAAACGAAGAATACCCTATCAGATAAATTCAAAGTTACAGCATACATTTTTACACCTCACAGTAAATActcaaatgttttattattaaatca
This genomic stretch from Drosophila gunungcola strain Sukarami unplaced genomic scaffold, Dgunungcola_SK_2 000001F, whole genome shotgun sequence harbors:
- the LOC128263260 gene encoding uncharacterized protein LOC128263260 isoform X2; the encoded protein is MMHLGRHRNTMYQVDVESETESESESEIEDVTEESTILPFVVKLSSCLSKVEKLMTTMLFRFHNNRVLSMVATRISLKESQRRHFESGRLATQIPYAGPNFNELCPFTDEERVVVKDIPNDQRYAKIIAEYEESLLDEKLRETHRCSENRKRQEQINNIITQEKLAKRKFCADVIERMRRWTIWSDANVNITPNIFHNRENMQGFLNRVGHLLIDDKR
- the LOC128263260 gene encoding uncharacterized protein LOC128263260 isoform X1, coding for MMHLGRHRNTMYQVDVESETESESESEIEDVTEESTILPFVVKLSRTTVHLIDYKLFIAARRIQSHWRGHRVRKLLLQRWRAAITIQRWWRGFRTRRLLWQHMDRRLQDTLLEHYRQAAIRIQALFRGWWDRRCIHDVRNLHRMQTAAAEDLISCLILQLHQVKRNGSLPGSLSLRNTNCLSKVEKLMTTMLFRFHNNRVLSMVATRISLKESQRRHFESGRLATQIPYAGPNFNELCPFTDEERVVVKDIPNDQRYAKIIAEYEESLLDEKLRETHRCSENRKRQEQINNIITQEKLAKRKFCADVIERMRRWTIWSDANVNITPNIFHNRENMQGFLNRVGHLLIDDKR